In Silene latifolia isolate original U9 population chromosome 3, ASM4854445v1, whole genome shotgun sequence, a single window of DNA contains:
- the LOC141647695 gene encoding L-ascorbate peroxidase 2, cytosolic-like isoform X1, translating into MEKSYPKVSEEYEKAIDKCKKKLRGLIQEKHCAPIILRLAWHAAGTYDVHTKTGGPFGTIKNPQELSHQANNGLDIAVRLLEPIKEQFPILSYADFYQLAGVVAVQVTGGPEIPFHPGRLDNAESPPEGRLPDAKKASELLQILLGSDHLREVFHRMGLSDKDIVALSGAHTLGRCHKERSGFEGAWTKNPLVFDNSYFKELISGEKDGLIQLPSDKALLDDPAFRPYVEKYAQDEDVFFADYAEAHLKLSELGFANAE; encoded by the exons ATGGAGAAGAGTTATCCAAAAGTAAGTGAGGAGTATGAGAAAGCAATAGACAAGTGTAAAAAGAAGCTTAGGGGTTTGATTCAAGAGAAACATTGTGCTCCAATCATCCTTCGTTTGGC ATGGCACGCAGCAGGGACATATGACGTGCACACGAAAACAGGTGGGCCATTTGGGACGATAAAGAATCCACAAGAACTTTCTCACCAAGCAAATAACGGTCTTGATATCGCTGTTCGACTGCTCGAGCCAATCAAGGAGCAATTCCCCATTTTAAGCTATGCTGATTTTTATCAG CTTGCTGGTGTTGTTGCAGTACAAGTCACTGGAGGACCTGAAATTCCTTTTCACCCTGGCCGACTT GACAATGCTGAATCGCCTCCAGAAGGCCGTTTACCTGATGCCAAGAAAG CAAGTGAACTACTGCAAATATTATTAGGTTCTGATCATTTGAGGGAAGTATTCCATCGCATGGGTCTATCTGATAAGGACATAGTTGCTCTATCTGGTGCTCACACCTTG GGAAGGTGTCACAAGGAAAGATCTGGCTTTGAAGGAGCTTGGACTAAGAATCCTTTGGTGTTTGATAATTCTTATTTCAA AGAACTCATAAGTGGCGAGAAGGATGGACTTATACAGCTACCATCAGATAAAGCACTCCTTGATGATCCAGCATTCCGGCCTTACGTGGAGAAATATGCACAG GATGAAGATGTGTTCTTTGCTGACTATGCTGAAGCACATTTGAAGCTTTCCGAGCTTGG ATTTGCAAATGCAGAGTGA
- the LOC141649168 gene encoding uncharacterized protein LOC141649168, translated as MNRVGKQRDVNYFLQLQNIGLFGLLETKIKNKAFTKAASTFSNWCITTNNGYHSGGRIWVVWKPNLFRVNVLEYNAQYIHMKVDSLEDRRTFWFTMVYAFNGMHDREPLWDNLRRVACAVSGPWAVAGDFNCVLSASERVGGSTPSSEMEPFRRCVSDCGVMDITAVGALFTWNNKQKPQDRIYSKLDRFLVNKAWCDSFTDVYAQFLPEGIFDHTPCILKSSNQGQTKRCFKLAKNLKQLKPELKRLNKEGYSDIENAANILQKQVEDMQEVINKDH; from the exons ATGAATAGAGTAGGAAAACaaagagatgttaattattttttGCAACTTCAAAATATAGGATTGTTTGGTTTACTAGAAACCAAAATAAAGAATAAGGCCTTCACTAAGGCTGCAAGTACTTTTTCTAATTGGTGTATCACAACAAATAATGGCTATCATTCTGGTGGACGCATTTGGGTAGTTTGGAAGCCTAATCTCTTTAGGGTCAATGTGTTGGAGTATAATGCTCAGTATATCCATATGAAAGTGGATTCTCTGGAGGATAGAAGGACTTTTTGGTTCACTATGGTCTATGCCTTTAATGGGATGCATGATAGAGAGCCTTTGTGGGATAATTTGAGACGGGTTGCTTGTGCTGTATCAGGTCCATGGGCAGTTGCAGGGGATTTTAATTGTGTTCTGTCTGCTTCAGAGAGAGTAGGTGGGAGTACTCCCTCTAGTGAGATGGAGCCTTTTAGAAGATGTGTGTCTGATTGTGGGGTGATGGATATTACTGCAGTAGGGGCATTGTTTACATGGAATAATAAACAGAAGCCTCAAGATAGGATTTACAGCAAGCTTGATAGATTCCTGGTGAATAAGGCCTGGTGTGACAGCTTCACTGATGTGTATGCACAATTCCTGCCAGAGGGGATTTTTGATCATACACCATGTATTCTTAAAAGCTCTAATCAAGGCCAAACTAAGAGATGCTTCAA ACTGGCAAAGAATCTGAAGCAGTTGAAACCTGAGTTAAAGAGATTGAACAAGGAGGGATACAGTGACATTGAGAATGCTGCTAATATTTTGCAGAAGCAGGTGGAGGATATGCAAGAGGTTATTAATAAAGATCACTAG
- the LOC141647695 gene encoding L-ascorbate peroxidase 2, cytosolic-like isoform X2, whose protein sequence is MEKSYPKVSEEYEKAIDKCKKKLRGLIQEKHCAPIILRLAWHAAGTYDVHTKTGGPFGTIKNPQELSHQANNGLDIAVRLLEPIKEQFPILSYADFYQLAGVVAVQVTGGPEIPFHPGRLDNAESPPEGRLPDAKKGSDHLREVFHRMGLSDKDIVALSGAHTLGRCHKERSGFEGAWTKNPLVFDNSYFKELISGEKDGLIQLPSDKALLDDPAFRPYVEKYAQDEDVFFADYAEAHLKLSELGFANAE, encoded by the exons ATGGAGAAGAGTTATCCAAAAGTAAGTGAGGAGTATGAGAAAGCAATAGACAAGTGTAAAAAGAAGCTTAGGGGTTTGATTCAAGAGAAACATTGTGCTCCAATCATCCTTCGTTTGGC ATGGCACGCAGCAGGGACATATGACGTGCACACGAAAACAGGTGGGCCATTTGGGACGATAAAGAATCCACAAGAACTTTCTCACCAAGCAAATAACGGTCTTGATATCGCTGTTCGACTGCTCGAGCCAATCAAGGAGCAATTCCCCATTTTAAGCTATGCTGATTTTTATCAG CTTGCTGGTGTTGTTGCAGTACAAGTCACTGGAGGACCTGAAATTCCTTTTCACCCTGGCCGACTT GACAATGCTGAATCGCCTCCAGAAGGCCGTTTACCTGATGCCAAGAAAG GTTCTGATCATTTGAGGGAAGTATTCCATCGCATGGGTCTATCTGATAAGGACATAGTTGCTCTATCTGGTGCTCACACCTTG GGAAGGTGTCACAAGGAAAGATCTGGCTTTGAAGGAGCTTGGACTAAGAATCCTTTGGTGTTTGATAATTCTTATTTCAA AGAACTCATAAGTGGCGAGAAGGATGGACTTATACAGCTACCATCAGATAAAGCACTCCTTGATGATCCAGCATTCCGGCCTTACGTGGAGAAATATGCACAG GATGAAGATGTGTTCTTTGCTGACTATGCTGAAGCACATTTGAAGCTTTCCGAGCTTGG ATTTGCAAATGCAGAGTGA